One segment of Desulfosudis oleivorans Hxd3 DNA contains the following:
- the pgi gene encoding glucose-6-phosphate isomerase, whose translation MRTSRLTDLDLWKQLKAHAEKMALPENHLKHLTMAPERLAEFSIQALDMVYDFSRQRVDRQAIDLLMELAWERKVTQRFQAMTTGAVVNTTENRAALHTACRDFSKAKRVVNKIDVTAEMARVRKEIREFSEAVHAGQITGATGKPFAHVVVVGIGGSYLGTEFVARALAAYADKGICLHFLANVDIHNFGEIAEAIDPETTLWVIVSKSFTTAETMANANQAAAFMKEQGLDPARHFVSVTSKGSPGDQTGQDAPFPVLRSFHMFDFIGGRYSVTSAVGGVPLSLYLGYDRFETFLKGAHQMDVHAATAPPTTNMPLTAALLGIWNNNFLEYPAQAIIPYASPLARLAPHVQQLYMESNGKSVTAEGKPLGVRSGVIIFGEPGTNAQHSFFQLAHQGAPFPIDFIGVIKPQYDAFQALSRGVTNHQELWANLISQPRALAEGKESEDGHRSFSGNRPSSTILLEDLSPASVGKLLAFYEARTVYEAFVWGINPFDQYGVELGKKLASEIRSQMAAKNRDAGHTFENVDSISRFYLEKLMGKGNDE comes from the coding sequence ATGCGCACGTCCCGCCTGACCGATCTTGATCTCTGGAAACAGCTGAAGGCCCACGCTGAAAAAATGGCGCTTCCGGAAAACCATTTAAAACACCTGACCATGGCGCCGGAGCGACTTGCCGAGTTTTCCATTCAGGCCCTGGATATGGTGTACGACTTTTCCCGCCAGCGGGTGGACCGGCAGGCCATTGACCTGCTGATGGAGCTGGCGTGGGAGCGCAAAGTAACCCAGCGGTTTCAGGCGATGACAACCGGCGCCGTTGTAAACACCACGGAAAACCGGGCCGCCCTGCATACCGCCTGCCGGGATTTTTCAAAAGCCAAGCGCGTTGTAAACAAAATCGATGTAACAGCGGAGATGGCCCGGGTCCGTAAAGAAATCAGGGAGTTCAGCGAAGCGGTCCATGCGGGCCAAATAACCGGCGCCACAGGTAAACCCTTTGCCCATGTGGTGGTGGTGGGCATCGGCGGCTCTTACCTGGGCACCGAATTCGTGGCCCGTGCCCTGGCCGCCTATGCCGACAAAGGCATTTGCCTTCACTTTCTGGCCAACGTGGACATTCACAACTTCGGCGAAATCGCGGAAGCCATTGATCCGGAAACAACGCTGTGGGTCATTGTTTCCAAAAGCTTTACCACCGCCGAAACCATGGCCAACGCCAACCAGGCCGCTGCCTTTATGAAGGAGCAGGGGCTGGACCCGGCCCGCCATTTTGTGTCGGTTACCAGCAAGGGCAGCCCCGGAGACCAGACGGGCCAGGACGCGCCCTTTCCGGTGCTTCGGTCGTTCCACATGTTTGATTTTATCGGGGGCCGGTACAGCGTCACCTCTGCCGTGGGCGGGGTGCCCCTGAGCCTCTACCTGGGATATGACCGGTTCGAGACGTTTTTAAAGGGGGCCCACCAGATGGACGTTCACGCGGCCACGGCCCCACCCACCACCAACATGCCGCTGACAGCGGCCCTGCTGGGCATCTGGAACAATAATTTTCTGGAATACCCGGCCCAGGCCATTATTCCTTATGCCTCTCCCCTGGCCAGGCTGGCGCCCCATGTGCAGCAGCTTTACATGGAAAGCAACGGCAAGTCGGTGACAGCCGAAGGAAAGCCCCTGGGTGTCCGGTCCGGGGTCATCATCTTCGGCGAGCCGGGCACCAATGCCCAGCACTCCTTTTTCCAGCTGGCCCACCAGGGCGCGCCCTTCCCCATTGACTTTATCGGCGTGATAAAGCCTCAGTATGATGCGTTCCAGGCTCTGTCCAGGGGGGTGACCAACCACCAGGAGTTGTGGGCCAACCTGATCTCCCAGCCCCGGGCCCTTGCCGAGGGGAAGGAGAGCGAAGACGGGCACCGGTCTTTTTCCGGCAACCGCCCCTCTTCCACCATCCTTCTGGAAGACCTGTCCCCGGCGTCAGTGGGCAAGCTACTGGCCTTTTACGAGGCCCGCACGGTTTACGAGGCCTTTGTCTGGGGCATCAATCCCTTTGATCAGTATGGTGTGGAACTGGGGAAAAAGCTGGCGTCGGAGATAAGAAGCCAGATGGCCGCAAAAAACAGGGATGCCGGCCACACCTTTGAGAATGTGGACTCCATATCAAGGTTCTACCTTGAAAAGCTGATGGGGAAAGGGAATGATGAATGA
- a CDS encoding 3-oxoacyl-ACP synthase III family protein: MIRTLIRGTGRYVPERLVTNDELSKKMETSDEWIRQRTGIEQRYWVPEGGETGASDLGLEASKIALERAGWTPEDLDFIIFATLSPDIFFPGSGCLLQHKLGLSSTPALDIRQQCTGFIYGLATADAYIRSGMARRVLVVGSEVHSTGLDVTTRGRDVAVIFGDGAAAVCLEAVETEEPVGVLASLLFAEGKHAASLMLEAPASRMSPERITHEMLDEGRHYPKMNGKLIFKLAVTRLPELTLQIMEKAGLTSFDEIDLIIPHQANLRINQFYQETLKLPEGKIYNNIQKYGNTTAATIPLALDEVIEQGRFKKGDTALFLGLGAGVTWGANLYRHA; this comes from the coding sequence ATGATTCGAACCTTGATTCGCGGTACAGGGCGGTATGTTCCGGAGCGGCTGGTGACCAACGATGAGCTTTCAAAAAAAATGGAGACGTCCGACGAATGGATCCGTCAGCGCACCGGTATAGAGCAGCGCTACTGGGTGCCTGAAGGCGGTGAGACCGGGGCCTCCGACCTGGGCCTGGAAGCCTCAAAAATCGCCCTGGAACGGGCCGGCTGGACACCGGAGGATCTGGATTTTATCATTTTTGCCACATTGAGCCCGGACATCTTTTTCCCGGGATCAGGGTGCCTGTTGCAGCACAAGCTGGGCCTCTCTTCCACCCCGGCCTTAGACATCCGCCAGCAGTGCACGGGCTTTATATACGGCCTGGCCACCGCTGACGCCTATATTCGCAGCGGCATGGCCCGCCGGGTGCTGGTGGTGGGGTCCGAGGTCCACAGTACCGGCCTGGATGTAACCACCCGGGGCAGGGACGTGGCCGTTATTTTCGGCGACGGCGCCGCCGCCGTATGCCTGGAAGCAGTGGAAACCGAAGAGCCGGTGGGGGTGCTGGCATCGCTTCTTTTCGCCGAAGGAAAACACGCGGCCAGCCTGATGCTGGAGGCCCCTGCCTCGCGCATGTCACCGGAGCGCATCACCCACGAGATGCTGGATGAAGGCCGCCACTATCCCAAGATGAACGGCAAGCTGATTTTCAAGCTGGCGGTGACGCGTCTGCCGGAACTGACCCTTCAGATCATGGAAAAGGCAGGGCTCACCTCTTTTGATGAAATCGACCTGATTATTCCGCACCAGGCCAATCTTCGCATCAACCAGTTTTACCAGGAGACACTGAAGCTTCCGGAGGGCAAGATCTACAACAACATTCAGAAATACGGCAACACCACGGCCGCCACCATTCCCCTGGCCTTAGACGAGGTGATTGAGCAGGGCCGGTTCAAAAAGGGCGATACCGCCCTGTTCCTGGGCCTTGGCGCGGGCGTGACCTGGGGCGCCAACCTTTACCGGCACGCGTAA
- a CDS encoding FecR family protein encodes MGNRTTGLWSVLLGVTLLCCMSSATVFAAADIPDNLVIQKHYRQGMGESVGSVETARGQAFIMHTDRKYGYEAKKGLPLYNGDTLFTRSPGAMTIVLKDNSKMALAADTSLVINKSIYDPAGKSRMSFVSMLAGKARFLVTKLSDYRHSRFNVKTGSSVVGVRGSDFIIEQVGDKIIISCLDNTVLEVFNPDFPLDEPVIVESFQQLVAAIGQLPGNPIDVSPEELKKLVKDLGLSGDDDDDDNDGDSGTGDGDEEGDDDDDGEGDPLLNPDLLENPEGEGAWGDDGYPLDDLPGIIEDIEKNVIQDEVTEPLPDMPNHPSL; translated from the coding sequence ATGGGAAACAGAACAACGGGTTTGTGGTCGGTGTTGCTGGGAGTGACGCTGCTTTGCTGTATGAGCAGCGCGACGGTTTTTGCCGCGGCCGATATTCCGGACAACCTGGTGATCCAGAAGCACTATCGCCAGGGCATGGGGGAATCCGTGGGCAGCGTGGAAACCGCCAGGGGCCAGGCCTTTATCATGCATACCGACAGAAAATACGGGTATGAGGCGAAAAAGGGGTTGCCGCTCTATAACGGCGACACCCTTTTTACCCGAAGCCCCGGCGCCATGACCATCGTGCTCAAGGATAACAGCAAAATGGCCCTGGCCGCTGACACGAGCCTTGTGATCAACAAGAGTATTTACGATCCCGCCGGCAAAAGCAGAATGTCTTTTGTGAGCATGCTGGCCGGAAAGGCCCGGTTTCTGGTGACCAAGCTCTCCGACTACCGGCATTCCCGGTTCAATGTCAAGACCGGCTCCTCTGTTGTGGGGGTCCGCGGTTCGGATTTTATCATTGAGCAGGTCGGGGACAAAATCATTATCTCCTGTCTGGACAATACCGTGCTGGAGGTCTTCAACCCCGACTTCCCTCTGGACGAACCGGTCATTGTCGAATCCTTCCAGCAACTGGTTGCTGCCATCGGTCAGTTGCCGGGAAACCCCATCGACGTTTCACCGGAAGAACTTAAAAAACTGGTGAAGGATCTTGGCCTTTCCGGTGACGATGATGACGATGATAATGATGGCGACAGTGGTACAGGAGATGGTGACGAAGAAGGTGATGATGACGATGATGGAGAAGGTGACCCGCTTCTGAATCCCGATCTTCTGGAAAATCCGGAAGGAGAGGGAGCGTGGGGTGACGATGGATATCCTTTGGATGATCTACCTGGAATTATTGAGGATATAGAGAAAAATGTTATTCAGGATGAAGTTACCGAGCCTCTGCCGGACATGCCGAATCATCCTTCACTCTAA
- a CDS encoding FecR family protein — protein sequence MKNDRKNVFIKGTIFMAVVLLLGCMTPGPAIAGAIPGGLMIQSGYAPGAGVPVGKIRTVHGKAFIMHADRQAVYPVTAGLAVYQDDTLVTKKGGRIVLVLNDDSVLTLGPETEMVLDQSVFDPGASNRSVLVNLLTGKARFFVKKFAALRNSTFKVRTATSVAAVRGSDFIIQQVGDKTIITTLGQTVLEVSNPNFPLAEPVVVNSFEQLIVTLGQLPGSPIQVTPEEIQAILESLGIPTGGPGTGGGADDDDDDDDTGMTGVPPEPPSFPEPTRPVSPYTP from the coding sequence ATGAAAAACGACCGCAAAAACGTTTTTATCAAAGGAACGATTTTCATGGCTGTTGTGCTGTTGTTGGGCTGCATGACGCCAGGCCCGGCAATTGCCGGCGCCATTCCAGGCGGGTTGATGATTCAATCCGGTTATGCACCGGGTGCCGGTGTACCGGTGGGAAAAATCCGCACGGTGCACGGAAAGGCCTTTATCATGCACGCGGACCGCCAGGCGGTTTACCCGGTAACGGCGGGGCTTGCCGTTTACCAGGATGATACCCTGGTCACGAAAAAAGGAGGGCGGATCGTTCTGGTGCTCAACGATGACAGCGTTCTGACTCTGGGTCCCGAAACTGAAATGGTGCTGGACCAGAGCGTTTTCGATCCCGGTGCGAGCAACAGATCGGTGCTGGTCAACCTGCTGACAGGCAAGGCCCGTTTTTTTGTAAAAAAGTTCGCGGCCCTGAGAAACTCCACCTTTAAGGTGCGTACCGCCACATCAGTGGCAGCGGTGCGGGGCTCGGATTTTATCATTCAGCAGGTGGGAGACAAGACCATCATCACCACCCTTGGCCAGACCGTGCTGGAGGTCTCCAACCCCAATTTTCCGCTGGCCGAACCGGTAGTGGTGAACTCCTTTGAACAACTGATTGTTACACTGGGCCAGCTGCCGGGCAGCCCGATCCAGGTGACACCGGAAGAGATTCAGGCAATTCTGGAGTCTTTGGGTATTCCCACGGGCGGTCCGGGAACCGGGGGGGGCGCCGACGATGATGATGACGATGATGATACCGGCATGACCGGTGTTCCGCCGGAACCACCGAGCTTTCCAGAGCCCACACGTCCGGTGTCGCCGTATACACCTTAA
- a CDS encoding tetratricopeptide repeat protein, translating into MGTVLLRAGAGLLIVAMLHLPVWAAPDAAEIQRGRMAFDTGVFLYESGDFDKAGERFRQAIATDGANPYYNYYLARVYMEQQEYAKAVVHLDRARSSDQKIPGLDFDWAMVHYRLADYATAGRLFDRVSAAEPNNALSRYYAGISQYQLYAYEDAIALLQEAGAMNRSVKPNAAFYIGMCHKQLGDTGAAMESLAYAAENATDRETRNAAASQLSALSRQQRQAKPYTLMARLETKYNNNVLLEPVDNEALFNDESDWAFTGILSGSYDVVRANEITVGAGYTHYQSWYADLGQYDLTGSLFDIYARYRKGDVLASLSYRPAYFWMNEESYLMRHEIRPSVTAKLRDNLMASLTYAYKRDNDMLDNGRDGHINEMLARMIYSMPDNRGDLMAGLGYLVNSASHNDYDYDMIKTEVAARLYLPWQSRLILSGECRFREHDHTDSIYGVVRDDTRYRGSLGVEKDLYRDIISAGAGYMYTDNDSNIANYKYRSHEFRLFLSARI; encoded by the coding sequence ATGGGAACTGTTCTGCTGAGGGCCGGTGCCGGCCTGCTGATTGTCGCGATGCTGCACCTGCCTGTCTGGGCCGCGCCGGACGCCGCGGAGATTCAAAGGGGCAGGATGGCTTTTGACACGGGTGTCTTTCTTTACGAATCAGGCGATTTTGACAAAGCCGGAGAGCGGTTTCGTCAGGCGATTGCAACCGACGGCGCCAACCCGTATTACAATTACTACCTGGCCAGGGTGTACATGGAACAACAGGAGTACGCCAAGGCGGTTGTCCATCTTGACCGGGCCCGGTCATCGGACCAGAAGATTCCGGGCCTGGATTTTGACTGGGCCATGGTCCACTATCGCCTGGCAGATTATGCCACGGCCGGCCGGCTTTTCGACAGGGTTTCAGCGGCCGAGCCGAACAATGCCCTTTCCCGTTACTACGCGGGAATTTCCCAGTATCAACTGTACGCGTACGAAGATGCCATTGCCCTGCTGCAGGAAGCCGGCGCCATGAACCGTTCGGTCAAACCCAATGCCGCCTTCTATATCGGCATGTGCCACAAGCAGCTGGGCGACACCGGTGCCGCAATGGAGAGCCTGGCCTATGCGGCGGAAAATGCCACCGACCGGGAAACCCGCAATGCGGCAGCCAGCCAGCTTTCCGCCCTCTCCCGGCAACAGCGGCAGGCCAAACCTTACACGTTGATGGCCCGGTTGGAGACCAAATACAACAACAACGTGCTGCTGGAGCCGGTGGACAACGAGGCCCTTTTCAACGATGAGTCGGACTGGGCGTTTACCGGTATCCTGTCCGGCAGTTATGATGTGGTAAGGGCAAACGAGATCACCGTGGGCGCGGGATATACCCATTACCAGTCCTGGTACGCCGACCTGGGCCAGTATGACCTGACCGGCAGCCTTTTTGATATTTATGCCCGTTACCGGAAAGGTGACGTGCTGGCGTCCCTCTCTTACCGGCCCGCGTATTTCTGGATGAACGAAGAAAGTTACCTCATGCGCCATGAAATCCGGCCGTCGGTCACCGCCAAACTTCGCGATAACCTGATGGCCTCTTTGACCTATGCGTATAAGCGGGACAACGACATGCTGGATAACGGCCGGGACGGCCATATCAACGAAATGCTGGCCAGAATGATTTATAGCATGCCCGACAATCGGGGGGACCTGATGGCGGGCCTGGGGTATTTGGTCAATTCGGCAAGCCACAACGACTATGATTATGACATGATCAAAACAGAGGTGGCGGCGCGGCTGTATCTTCCCTGGCAATCGCGCCTGATACTGTCCGGTGAGTGCCGGTTCAGGGAACATGATCACACCGATTCCATTTATGGCGTGGTGCGCGACGATACCCGTTACAGGGGGTCCCTGGGCGTTGAGAAGGACCTCTACCGGGATATCATTTCCGCGGGCGCCGGCTACATGTATACGGACAATGATTCCAATATTGCCAATTATAAATACCGAAGCCACGAGTTCAGGCTGTTTCTGAGCGCGCGGATTTAA
- the purB gene encoding adenylosuccinate lyase, whose amino-acid sequence MEQLTALSVLDGRYAKLVGELGDIFSEYGLIRHRVHVETCWLVFLGRDLGLFDLNGQQAEAVAGISSGFDVQGARRIKEIEKTTNHDVKAVEYYIKEQLDRAGLSAIREWTHFACTSEDINNTAYALMLRAGRQQAAETFGLVLETIESMARQYRSVPMMSRTHGQPATPTTVGKEMVNFAWRLRREQDRFLHAPVEAKFNGASGNFNAHAFVFPEIDWIDASRRFLSQSLKVEPLLFTTQINPYNYIAEILHAMIRIAAVLIDLDRDMWGYISLGYFRQKVKEGEVGSSTMPHKVNPIDFENSEGNMGVAIGMMEHLSVKLLQSRFQRDLSDSTVLRNLGAVFGYFVIGMKNCLKGLHKIDINEEQISGDLAATPELLAEPLQTVMRVFGEDNPYERLKSLTRGKKVTSGDFAGMISDLSKVPEAHKQRMKRLSCDAYTGMAERLVDAYFKTT is encoded by the coding sequence ATGGAGCAACTGACGGCCCTGTCGGTGTTGGACGGGCGATACGCGAAACTGGTGGGCGAGCTGGGCGATATCTTTTCCGAATACGGCCTGATTCGTCACCGGGTGCATGTGGAAACCTGCTGGCTTGTTTTTCTGGGCCGGGACCTGGGCCTGTTCGACCTGAACGGCCAGCAGGCCGAGGCTGTTGCCGGTATCTCCTCAGGCTTTGACGTACAGGGCGCCCGCCGGATCAAGGAGATAGAAAAGACCACCAACCACGATGTCAAGGCCGTGGAGTATTACATCAAGGAGCAGCTGGACCGGGCCGGGCTTTCCGCCATTCGGGAGTGGACCCATTTTGCCTGCACCTCCGAGGACATCAACAACACCGCCTATGCCCTGATGCTTCGGGCGGGCCGGCAGCAGGCGGCCGAAACGTTTGGCCTGGTCCTGGAAACCATCGAGTCCATGGCCCGGCAATACCGGTCCGTGCCCATGATGTCCCGTACCCATGGACAGCCCGCCACCCCCACCACCGTGGGCAAGGAGATGGTCAATTTCGCCTGGCGCCTGCGGCGGGAGCAGGACCGGTTCCTTCATGCCCCTGTTGAGGCCAAGTTCAACGGCGCTTCCGGCAATTTCAACGCCCACGCCTTCGTGTTTCCGGAAATCGACTGGATCGACGCCTCCCGGCGGTTTCTTTCCCAGTCGCTCAAGGTGGAGCCGCTTCTCTTTACCACCCAGATCAACCCCTACAACTACATTGCCGAGATCCTTCACGCCATGATCCGGATCGCCGCCGTTTTGATCGACCTGGACAGGGACATGTGGGGATACATCTCCCTGGGCTATTTTCGCCAGAAGGTAAAAGAAGGGGAGGTGGGGTCTTCCACCATGCCGCACAAGGTCAATCCCATTGACTTTGAAAACAGCGAGGGCAACATGGGCGTGGCCATCGGCATGATGGAACACCTGTCCGTCAAACTGCTTCAGTCCCGTTTTCAGCGGGACCTGTCGGACAGCACCGTGCTGCGCAACCTCGGGGCCGTGTTCGGCTACTTTGTCATCGGCATGAAAAACTGTTTGAAGGGACTGCATAAAATTGATATAAACGAAGAACAGATTTCAGGGGACCTTGCCGCCACGCCGGAGCTGTTGGCAGAACCCCTGCAGACCGTTATGCGGGTTTTCGGGGAGGACAATCCCTATGAAAGGCTCAAATCTCTCACACGGGGGAAAAAGGTTACATCCGGGGACTTTGCCGGCATGATCAGCGACCTGTCTAAAGTACCGGAGGCCCACAAACAGAGAATGAAACGGCTTTCCTGTGATGCCTATACGGGAATGGCCGAACGGCTGGTGGATGCTTATTTCAAAACAACCTAA
- a CDS encoding prepilin peptidase, which yields MIPETLIGAVLFVFGACIGSFLNVCIYRLPLSLSIVFPPSACTQCKRPIAAWDNIPIISYLVLLGRCRHCRMPISMRYPLVELITGLSAVAVYINFGLTAESLVYFVFIASLIVVIFIDIDYQIIPDVISLPGIPIFFLASVFIVRATVTDSLLGILAGGGSLLAVAVIYRLITGKEGMGGGDIKLLAMIGALCGWQGVLFTIFTSSLAGTVVGMVIMAMQKKNMKLALPFGPFLSMGAIVYLFFGPELVAWYLNMLRS from the coding sequence ATGATACCGGAAACCCTTATCGGCGCGGTGCTGTTTGTTTTTGGCGCGTGCATCGGCAGTTTTTTAAATGTCTGTATCTACCGGCTCCCCCTCTCCCTGTCCATCGTGTTCCCCCCATCGGCCTGCACCCAGTGCAAACGGCCCATTGCGGCCTGGGACAACATTCCCATTATCAGCTACCTGGTTCTGCTGGGCCGGTGCCGGCACTGCCGCATGCCTATTTCCATGCGCTATCCCCTGGTGGAACTGATCACCGGCTTAAGTGCCGTGGCCGTATACATCAACTTCGGGTTAACCGCGGAGAGCCTTGTCTATTTTGTTTTTATCGCGTCCCTTATCGTTGTAATCTTTATCGACATTGATTACCAGATCATTCCGGATGTGATCTCCCTGCCCGGAATTCCCATTTTTTTTCTGGCATCGGTCTTTATCGTCCGCGCCACGGTAACCGATTCGCTTCTGGGCATCCTGGCCGGCGGCGGCAGCCTGCTGGCCGTGGCCGTGATCTATCGACTGATCACCGGCAAGGAGGGCATGGGCGGGGGAGACATCAAGCTGCTGGCCATGATCGGGGCGCTGTGCGGCTGGCAGGGGGTGCTGTTTACCATCTTTACCAGTTCTCTTGCCGGCACGGTTGTGGGCATGGTTATCATGGCGATGCAGAAAAAGAACATGAAACTGGCCCTGCCGTTCGGCCCGTTTCTGTCCATGGGCGCCATTGTCTATCTGTTTTTCGGGCCGGAGCTGGTGGCCTGGTATCTGAATATGTTACGGTCATAG
- the lon gene encoding endopeptidase La, with protein sequence MGETDRDDLISIIEEQDETPDIPEELPLLPVRDVVIFTDMVLPLFIGREKSIQAVEAAMAGTDKFLMLATQKNPMDEMPSPDDIYRVGTVGKILRMLKLPEGNLKVLVQGIAKANILSYIEKPKGYHVKLEVISESYPETIDIETEALMRSVREQCEKILSLRGEMSAEIDTILESLEDPGKLADLIASNLKLKTDEAQQILELADPIDRLKKISEVLSKEIHLSTVQAKIHSNVKDEISKSQRDYYLREQMRAIHKELGESDERSQEMDDYERKIKKARMPKEAKKEADKQLKRLGQMHPDSSEASIVRTYLDWLVEMPWSNFSKDLLDIKKAQKVLNDDHYGLEKVKDRILEHLSVRKLNPEMKGPILCFIGAPGVGKTSLGKSIARAMGRKFVRISLGGVRDEAEIRGHRRTYIGAMPGRIIQGLKQCGTSNPVFVMDEIDKMGSDFRGDPSAALLEALDPEQNTDFSDHYLNLSFDLSKVLFILTANQPDTIPSALYDRMEIINIPGYSEDEKLIIAEKYLIPRQIKENGLKKTDISFSRQALSAIINQYTSESGLRNLERELATLCRKVARRIAEGNRKKHMITVSSLEKYLGVPKFIPEMDQEESQVGLATGLAWTQCGGEAMYVEASLFTGKGELILTGQLGEVMQESARAALSYAKANMKQFGLRHNDLENVDVHIHVPAGAIPKDGPSAGVAMAAALISALTGAPIKNDVAMTGEITLRGRVLPIGGIKEKTLGALRAGIKTILVPEKNRKEVSEIPNHIARKIEFVFTDSMDKVIDLAFERPPKKQAAAAKKQAPKKKAVPRKTTGTRKK encoded by the coding sequence ATGGGTGAAACGGATAGAGACGACCTGATCAGCATTATCGAAGAGCAGGACGAAACCCCTGACATACCCGAAGAACTGCCGCTTCTGCCCGTGCGGGACGTGGTGATCTTCACCGACATGGTGCTGCCCCTGTTCATCGGCCGGGAAAAATCGATCCAGGCCGTGGAAGCGGCCATGGCCGGCACGGACAAGTTCCTGATGCTGGCCACACAGAAAAACCCCATGGATGAGATGCCCTCGCCGGACGATATCTACCGGGTGGGCACTGTTGGAAAAATTTTAAGAATGCTCAAGCTGCCCGAGGGCAACCTCAAGGTTCTCGTGCAGGGCATCGCAAAAGCCAATATACTAAGTTATATTGAAAAACCAAAAGGATATCATGTAAAGCTTGAGGTTATAAGCGAGTCTTATCCCGAGACCATCGACATTGAAACCGAGGCCCTGATGCGCAGTGTCCGGGAGCAGTGCGAGAAGATTCTTTCGCTGCGCGGCGAAATGTCCGCTGAAATCGACACCATTCTGGAGAGCCTGGAAGACCCGGGCAAGCTGGCCGACCTGATCGCCTCCAATCTGAAGCTGAAAACAGATGAGGCCCAGCAGATTCTGGAGCTGGCAGACCCCATAGACCGGCTGAAAAAAATCAGCGAGGTGCTTTCCAAAGAGATTCACCTTTCCACGGTGCAGGCCAAGATTCACTCCAACGTAAAGGATGAAATCTCCAAGTCCCAGCGGGACTATTACCTGCGGGAGCAGATGCGGGCCATTCACAAGGAGCTGGGAGAGAGCGACGAGCGGTCCCAGGAGATGGACGACTACGAGCGCAAAATCAAAAAGGCCCGCATGCCCAAGGAAGCCAAAAAAGAGGCGGACAAACAGCTCAAGCGGCTGGGCCAGATGCACCCGGACTCTTCCGAGGCCTCCATTGTCCGCACCTACCTGGACTGGCTGGTGGAGATGCCCTGGAGCAATTTTTCAAAGGACCTGCTGGACATCAAAAAGGCCCAGAAGGTGTTGAACGATGACCACTACGGCCTGGAAAAGGTCAAGGACCGGATTCTGGAGCACCTGAGTGTGCGCAAGCTCAACCCGGAGATGAAGGGGCCGATCCTCTGCTTTATCGGGGCCCCCGGCGTGGGCAAGACCTCCCTGGGCAAGTCCATTGCCCGGGCCATGGGCCGGAAGTTTGTCCGCATCTCCCTTGGCGGGGTGCGGGACGAAGCGGAAATCCGGGGCCACCGCCGCACCTATATCGGCGCCATGCCGGGCCGTATCATCCAGGGGCTCAAGCAGTGCGGCACCTCCAACCCCGTTTTCGTGATGGATGAGATCGACAAGATGGGCAGCGACTTTCGGGGCGACCCGTCCGCGGCCCTGCTGGAGGCCCTGGACCCGGAGCAGAACACCGACTTCAGCGACCACTACCTGAACCTCTCTTTTGACCTGTCCAAGGTGCTCTTTATCCTGACGGCCAACCAGCCCGACACCATTCCATCGGCCCTGTACGACCGCATGGAGATCATCAACATTCCGGGCTACAGCGAAGATGAGAAGCTGATCATCGCGGAAAAATACCTGATTCCCCGGCAGATCAAGGAGAACGGCCTGAAAAAGACGGATATCTCCTTCAGCCGGCAGGCCCTTTCCGCCATCATCAACCAGTACACCTCGGAATCAGGCCTGCGCAACCTGGAGCGGGAGCTGGCCACCCTCTGCCGCAAGGTGGCCCGCCGAATCGCCGAAGGCAACCGCAAAAAACACATGATCACGGTCAGCAGCCTGGAAAAATACCTGGGCGTGCCCAAGTTTATTCCCGAAATGGACCAGGAGGAGAGCCAGGTGGGGCTTGCCACCGGCCTTGCCTGGACCCAGTGCGGGGGTGAGGCCATGTACGTTGAGGCCTCCCTTTTCACCGGCAAGGGCGAACTGATTCTCACCGGCCAGCTGGGCGAGGTGATGCAGGAGTCGGCCCGGGCCGCGCTGAGCTATGCCAAGGCCAACATGAAACAGTTCGGTCTGCGCCACAATGACCTGGAAAATGTGGATGTCCACATTCATGTGCCGGCCGGCGCTATTCCCAAGGACGGGCCTTCAGCGGGCGTGGCCATGGCCGCGGCCCTGATATCGGCCCTTACCGGCGCGCCCATCAAAAACGACGTGGCCATGACCGGGGAGATCACGCTACGGGGCCGGGTCCTGCCCATCGGCGGGATCAAGGAAAAGACCCTGGGTGCCCTGCGGGCGGGCATCAAGACCATCCTGGTGCCGGAGAAAAACCGCAAAGAGGTTTCTGAAATTCCCAACCACATCGCGCGCAAAATCGAATTTGTGTTTACCGACAGCATGGACAAGGTGATCGACCTGGCCTTTGAGCGGCCCCCGAAAAAGCAAGCCGCCGCCGCTAAAAAACAGGCGCCGAAGAAAAAGGCCGTGCCACGCAAAACAACCGGAACCCGGAAAAAGTGA